The following are from one region of the Paenibacillus sabinae T27 genome:
- a CDS encoding putative glycoside hydrolase yields the protein MNITWAVLMMALGSVGVQNVRTDADVAAVLQSAANPAVVSNQTGASSAPASSTGTATATVSPAPAPSASPGPAESADAAPPLADPQPDAPKVKGVYVTAYSAGGSRMDTLLNLIDQTELNAMVIDIKDDAGYITYKTDNPELKQLGNPQPFIRDVGKLMERLKKHNVYPIARIVVFKDSVLAKKHPELSFVKSDGSVWHNKGGDSFVNPYNEDVWKYNVEIAKEAVKLGFKEIQFDYVRFPEGFEKRADSLKYTKAPGKTRVQIVSDFVNYAKQELNSLGVRVSVDIFGYAASVPAAEGIGQDFVKISKNVDVISPMVYPSHYTAGWFGVNDPDKNPYATIKGSMADTHKKLNPLGSYKPVIRPWIQDFTASWLGSGHYIKYGKQQVEDQIRALNEQNIEEFLLWNASNRYTAGVDYSK from the coding sequence ATGAACATCACTTGGGCTGTATTGATGATGGCCCTGGGAAGCGTTGGCGTTCAAAATGTCCGGACGGATGCCGACGTAGCCGCTGTGCTTCAATCCGCCGCCAATCCAGCCGTCGTCTCGAATCAGACCGGCGCTTCGTCGGCTCCGGCTTCATCCACCGGTACTGCAACCGCAACCGTCTCGCCGGCACCGGCTCCTTCCGCTTCGCCCGGTCCGGCTGAATCCGCCGATGCTGCGCCCCCGCTGGCCGATCCGCAGCCGGATGCTCCCAAAGTCAAGGGAGTATATGTCACGGCGTACAGCGCAGGAGGCTCCCGGATGGATACGCTGCTGAATCTGATCGATCAGACGGAGCTGAACGCCATGGTCATCGATATCAAAGATGACGCCGGCTATATTACCTACAAGACGGATAATCCGGAGCTTAAGCAATTGGGCAATCCGCAGCCGTTCATCCGCGATGTCGGCAAGCTGATGGAGCGGCTGAAGAAGCATAATGTCTATCCTATTGCCCGCATCGTTGTCTTCAAGGATTCCGTGCTCGCCAAGAAGCATCCGGAATTGTCATTTGTGAAGAGTGACGGCTCCGTATGGCATAACAAAGGCGGAGACAGCTTCGTCAATCCTTACAATGAGGATGTATGGAAGTACAATGTCGAAATTGCCAAAGAAGCCGTCAAGCTCGGTTTCAAAGAAATCCAGTTCGACTACGTCCGCTTCCCTGAAGGCTTTGAAAAGCGCGCGGATTCACTGAAATATACGAAGGCCCCAGGTAAAACCCGGGTTCAAATCGTTTCAGACTTCGTTAATTATGCGAAGCAGGAGCTGAATTCACTGGGCGTTCGCGTTTCGGTCGATATTTTCGGTTATGCCGCATCGGTTCCAGCTGCCGAAGGCATCGGGCAGGATTTTGTCAAGATCTCCAAAAACGTCGATGTCATCAGTCCGATGGTCTACCCGAGCCATTATACCGCCGGCTGGTTTGGCGTGAATGACCCCGATAAAAATCCTTATGCGACAATAAAAGGCTCGATGGCGGACACCCACAAAAAGCTGAACCCGCTTGGAAGCTATAAACCGGTGATCCGTCCCTGGATTCAGGACTTTACGGCCAGTTGGCTTGGCAGCGGTCACTACATTAAATACGGCAAGCAGCAGGTGGAAGACCAGATCCGCGCTCTGAACGAACAGAATATCGAAGAATTCCTGTTATGGAATGCGAGCAACCGATATACTGCAGGCGTCGACTACAGCAAATAA
- a CDS encoding ammonium transporter yields the protein MKRKWLCFVLAMLTLTIYPVSAFAADGPTAPDLQIGLDTAFTYLAFILVFFMQAGFAMLEAGSVRMKNAGHVAGKTVLTLAIASICFWALGFGLGFGNGNSFFGTTGFGYGGDSMASSFDSLAFSDVTLNVKFLFQMAFAAVSLAIVSGGMAERAKLSVYIIFGILFSVFIYPVVAHWVWGGGWLAAMGMQDYAGSTVVHLTGATAAVVATILLKPRLGKFNKEGKPVIIPGHNQVFTVLGVIILWFGWFGFNPGSALSPMGGFFGYVALTTNIAAAAGGLAALVASWLYFGKSDIPAMLNGVLAALVAITGACAFVEPWAAFVIGLVAGAFTFMTSQWLERAGLDDPIYAFSVHGIAGMWGAVSTGLFATPELVKTVGIGQAGLFYGGGVHQLGVQVLGVIGTFAFVAILSFVFLYIMKLVSGIRVTEEEELMGLDISEHGTYGYPEQMKLISESESQKK from the coding sequence ATGAAAAGAAAGTGGTTATGTTTTGTGTTAGCGATGCTAACACTGACGATTTACCCGGTCAGCGCTTTTGCAGCTGACGGTCCTACGGCTCCGGACCTACAAATCGGTCTGGACACAGCTTTTACTTATCTGGCTTTTATTCTGGTGTTCTTTATGCAAGCAGGCTTTGCGATGCTTGAAGCGGGTTCCGTTCGAATGAAGAACGCGGGCCACGTAGCCGGTAAGACGGTGCTGACGCTGGCGATCGCAAGCATTTGCTTCTGGGCGCTGGGCTTTGGCCTGGGCTTCGGCAACGGCAACAGTTTCTTCGGCACAACGGGCTTTGGATATGGCGGCGATTCAATGGCATCTTCCTTTGATTCCCTGGCATTCTCCGATGTAACCCTGAACGTGAAATTCCTGTTCCAAATGGCGTTTGCTGCTGTCTCGCTGGCCATCGTTTCCGGCGGTATGGCGGAACGCGCGAAGCTGAGCGTATACATTATCTTCGGTATTCTGTTCTCCGTCTTTATTTATCCGGTTGTCGCTCACTGGGTATGGGGCGGCGGCTGGCTGGCCGCTATGGGTATGCAGGACTATGCAGGTTCGACAGTAGTCCATCTGACGGGTGCAACGGCTGCGGTTGTGGCAACTATTTTGCTGAAACCTCGCCTTGGCAAGTTCAACAAAGAAGGCAAGCCGGTTATTATTCCTGGGCATAACCAAGTGTTCACGGTTCTCGGTGTTATCATTCTGTGGTTCGGCTGGTTCGGCTTCAACCCAGGCAGCGCACTGAGCCCGATGGGCGGATTCTTCGGATATGTAGCCTTGACTACTAACATTGCGGCAGCAGCCGGCGGCCTTGCGGCTCTGGTAGCTTCCTGGCTGTACTTCGGCAAGTCCGACATTCCAGCAATGCTGAACGGCGTTCTGGCCGCTCTCGTAGCTATCACCGGCGCCTGCGCATTTGTTGAACCTTGGGCTGCCTTTGTTATCGGTCTTGTTGCAGGTGCATTTACGTTTATGACTTCGCAATGGCTGGAACGCGCGGGTCTGGACGATCCGATCTATGCCTTCTCCGTACACGGCATCGCCGGTATGTGGGGTGCGGTATCCACTGGTTTGTTCGCAACTCCTGAGCTTGTTAAAACTGTAGGTATCGGTCAGGCCGGTCTGTTCTATGGCGGCGGCGTACACCAGTTGGGCGTACAAGTTCTGGGCGTAATCGGAACGTTTGCCTTCGTAGCTATCCTGTCCTTTGTCTTCCTGTACATCATGAAGCTGGTAAGCGGCATTCGCGTAACGGAAGAAGAAGAATTGATGGGTCTGGATATCAGCGAACACGGCACTTACGGTTATCCTGAGCAAATGAAGCTGATTTCGGAATCCGAATCCCAAAAGAAATAA
- a CDS encoding MerR family transcriptional regulator, translating to MKLFRIGELAKAARISERTIDYYTKLGLIQPESRGSNNYRLYSDETLGILERINQLKQEKYTLEEIKSMIAKWSTATSDIDVSGKLAELESHMQQLQREVKALEPALSKLKPGQARRALAHLIPQGAACIEAIRILLAQGPPM from the coding sequence ATGAAGTTGTTTCGTATCGGTGAACTGGCCAAAGCGGCCCGGATCAGCGAGCGAACCATCGATTATTATACCAAACTTGGACTAATCCAGCCGGAATCCAGAGGTTCGAACAATTATCGGCTGTACAGCGATGAAACCTTGGGTATCCTGGAACGTATTAATCAATTGAAACAAGAAAAATATACATTGGAAGAAATCAAGTCCATGATAGCCAAGTGGAGTACTGCGACATCCGACATCGATGTCTCCGGCAAGCTGGCGGAGCTTGAGTCCCATATGCAGCAGCTCCAGCGTGAGGTCAAGGCGCTTGAGCCGGCGCTGAGCAAGCTCAAGCCGGGACAGGCCAGAAGGGCATTGGCCCATCTGATTCCCCAGGGAGCCGCATGTATTGAAGCGATCCGCATTCTGCTTGCGCAGGGACCCCCAATGTAA
- a CDS encoding DUF294 nucleotidyltransferase-like domain-containing protein, which translates to MTQTESDDWDYKAVHESIVTSGSPQELKTRRIACQSILLEQLNVIPIEEWMLRVNAMHDAIAEAAVALSEAQMIEAGHGPPPCAYSFIVFGSAGRKETTLWSDQDNGLIIEGEPEEAKEKYFEEFGIRLSLMLADTGYEKCEGRVMVSEPMWRKTLTEWKEQIEGWRTQFEWEPIRYLIICSDMRHVAGDRNLSDQWLDFYHEGFIDNPKLWAAVLRNTVRHKATLNLLGQVLTERFGEHAGGFDVKYGLYIPLVNGVRYFALQHGIRKTSTLERLEILSKEYQHLPEGVRSAFLTALKMRVNTPYSEYDGLLSGSDFASENELKDRRLMSELRDSLLLVRRIHRVLQRQLRLAERRQL; encoded by the coding sequence GTGACCCAGACCGAGTCTGACGATTGGGACTATAAGGCAGTTCATGAGTCCATCGTAACCTCCGGTTCGCCCCAGGAGCTGAAGACAAGGCGCATCGCCTGTCAAAGCATTCTCCTGGAACAGTTAAATGTTATCCCCATTGAGGAATGGATGCTGCGTGTAAATGCGATGCATGATGCTATCGCAGAAGCGGCGGTTGCTTTATCCGAGGCGCAGATGATTGAGGCGGGCCATGGCCCGCCTCCCTGCGCTTATTCCTTTATTGTGTTCGGCAGCGCAGGGAGAAAAGAAACAACGCTGTGGAGCGACCAGGATAACGGACTGATTATCGAAGGAGAACCGGAGGAAGCGAAGGAGAAGTATTTTGAAGAATTCGGGATCAGGCTTTCCTTAATGCTGGCTGATACCGGATATGAGAAATGCGAAGGCAGGGTCATGGTATCCGAGCCGATGTGGCGTAAGACCCTAACGGAGTGGAAGGAGCAGATTGAGGGCTGGAGAACCCAGTTTGAGTGGGAACCTATCCGCTATTTGATAATCTGTTCCGATATGCGCCATGTTGCGGGAGACCGCAACCTTTCTGATCAGTGGCTGGATTTTTATCATGAAGGGTTTATCGATAACCCCAAACTTTGGGCGGCTGTTCTGCGAAATACTGTCCGTCATAAAGCGACGCTTAATTTGCTCGGACAGGTGCTTACCGAACGGTTCGGGGAGCATGCCGGCGGATTTGACGTCAAATATGGGCTATACATTCCGTTAGTTAACGGTGTAAGATATTTTGCTTTGCAGCATGGAATTCGCAAGACCTCGACATTAGAAAGGCTGGAAATACTGAGCAAGGAGTACCAGCACCTGCCCGAAGGTGTGCGAAGCGCGTTCCTGACGGCGCTAAAGATGAGGGTCAATACTCCCTACTCGGAATATGACGGTCTCTTGTCGGGCAGCGATTTTGCATCTGAAAACGAACTGAAGGACAGGCGGCTGATGTCAGAGCTGCGGGACAGCCTATTGCTTGTAAGACGCATTCATCGCGTTCTGCAGCGCCAGCTCCGGTTAGCGGAAAGGAGACAGCTATGA
- a CDS encoding DEAD/DEAH box helicase has protein sequence MKTFAEFDLEPKVLQAITELGFEEATPIQSQSIPIAMTGRDLIGQAQTGTGKTAAFGIPLISKISRDEEKIAALIMTPTRELAIQVAEEIGKLTRFKGLRSLPIYGGQDIGRQIRGLKKKPQIIIGTPGRLLDHINRKTIRLDDVQTVVLDEADEMLDMGFMEDIQSILKLVPEERQTMLFSATMPPNIQRLAQQFLKNPEHVSVIPKQVSAPLIDQAYIEVPERQKFEALSRLIDMESPELAIVFGRTKRRVDELSEALQKRGYSADGLHGDLSQNQRDAVMRKFRDGSIDVLVATDVAARGLDVSGVTHVINFDLPQDPESYVHRIGRTGRAGKEGSAWSFVTPREIDHLRLIERVTRHRITRKPLPTLAEAIEGKQRVTAERLMDTMENGELNEYKGIAIQMLEQYDSVQLLSAAIKLLTGEKKDSDIQLTPEEPIRVKRRGGKNDIRSGRKPSGYSGNRGGYGGGGGYRGNREGGNREGGNRGGYSSGGYKGNRDGYGSREGSSYRGGERKSQRPADGERRTAKHEDSFDI, from the coding sequence TTGAAAACATTTGCAGAATTTGACTTGGAACCAAAGGTGTTGCAAGCCATCACAGAATTGGGATTTGAAGAGGCGACCCCGATTCAATCGCAGTCGATCCCCATCGCGATGACAGGAAGAGACCTGATCGGACAAGCTCAGACCGGTACCGGGAAAACGGCAGCCTTCGGAATTCCTCTTATCTCTAAAATTTCCCGTGACGAAGAAAAAATCGCTGCGCTCATTATGACACCGACCCGTGAACTTGCCATTCAGGTGGCCGAAGAAATCGGCAAGCTCACCCGTTTTAAGGGGCTTCGTTCCCTGCCGATTTATGGCGGACAAGACATCGGCCGTCAGATCCGCGGTCTCAAAAAGAAACCGCAGATCATTATCGGTACGCCGGGCCGTCTGCTGGATCACATCAACCGCAAGACGATCCGTCTGGACGACGTTCAGACCGTCGTGCTTGATGAAGCGGACGAAATGCTGGATATGGGCTTTATGGAAGACATTCAGTCCATCCTGAAGCTGGTTCCGGAAGAACGGCAGACGATGCTCTTCTCGGCCACGATGCCTCCGAACATCCAGCGTCTTGCCCAGCAGTTCCTGAAAAACCCCGAGCATGTATCCGTCATTCCGAAGCAGGTCAGCGCGCCGCTGATCGACCAGGCTTACATCGAGGTTCCGGAGCGCCAGAAGTTCGAAGCGCTCAGCCGCCTCATCGACATGGAATCGCCTGAGCTTGCGATTGTGTTCGGTCGTACGAAGCGTCGGGTAGATGAGCTGTCGGAAGCTCTGCAAAAACGCGGATACTCCGCGGACGGCCTGCACGGCGACCTGTCGCAGAACCAGCGCGACGCGGTTATGCGCAAATTCCGGGACGGCAGCATCGACGTTCTGGTCGCTACCGACGTAGCGGCCCGCGGTCTTGACGTGTCGGGCGTAACGCATGTCATCAACTTTGACCTTCCGCAGGACCCGGAGAGCTATGTTCACCGGATCGGCCGTACGGGCCGGGCCGGCAAAGAAGGTTCCGCATGGTCGTTCGTGACGCCGCGTGAGATCGATCACCTTCGTCTGATCGAACGTGTGACCCGCCACCGGATCACACGCAAGCCGCTGCCGACATTGGCCGAGGCCATTGAAGGCAAGCAGCGCGTTACAGCGGAGCGTCTGATGGATACGATGGAGAATGGGGAATTGAACGAGTACAAGGGCATTGCTATTCAAATGCTTGAACAGTACGATTCCGTCCAGCTTCTGTCCGCGGCAATCAAGCTGCTGACCGGCGAGAAGAAGGACTCCGATATTCAACTGACGCCGGAAGAGCCGATCCGCGTGAAACGGCGCGGCGGCAAGAACGACATCCGCAGCGGACGCAAGCCAAGCGGCTACAGCGGCAACCGTGGCGGCTATGGCGGCGGCGGCGGTTACCGGGGCAACCGTGAAGGTGGAAACCGCGAAGGCGGAAACCGCGGAGGATATAGCAGCGGCGGCTACAAAGGCAACCGTGATGGATACGGCAGCCGCGAGGGCTCGAGCTACCGCGGTGGGGAGCGCAAGTCCCAGCGTCCAGCGGACGGCGAGCGCCGCACGGCGAAGCATGAAGACTCCTTTGACATTTAA
- a CDS encoding LysR family transcriptional regulator, whose protein sequence is MELRQLQYFLKVAQKEHVTRAAEELHVAQSAVSRQIRLLEQELGVDLFMQKGRNLQLTPVGQLFCKRVESILKDLDRSVSEIHEFLDPERGEIRIGFPHSIGTHLIPAIVAEFRQHYPHVKFRFKQGTYPSLIKDVLGGEVDLAFISPCPDSDDQLTGEVVMTEELFAILPPSHPLAGEKVIRLEQLKEEPFVLFSQGYSLRPIVWQACLKAGFTPQLAFEGGETDTIRGLVAAGMGVSLLPEMALFQTSTLQPAQVKVVEPAVTRTIGLIYRSDGKLPLVARSFRAFLLTYFRMRQNNTPVGS, encoded by the coding sequence GTGGAGCTTAGACAACTGCAGTACTTCTTGAAAGTTGCCCAAAAAGAACATGTCACCCGAGCGGCGGAGGAGCTGCATGTGGCCCAGTCGGCGGTCAGCCGGCAGATTCGTCTGTTGGAGCAGGAACTTGGCGTTGATTTGTTCATGCAAAAAGGCAGGAACTTACAGCTGACTCCGGTAGGGCAGCTGTTCTGCAAACGTGTGGAGTCGATTCTTAAAGATCTGGACCGGTCTGTGTCCGAGATCCATGAATTTCTGGACCCGGAGCGGGGGGAAATCCGGATCGGCTTTCCGCACAGCATTGGGACGCACTTGATTCCGGCGATTGTCGCCGAGTTCCGGCAGCATTACCCGCATGTGAAATTCCGGTTCAAGCAGGGGACCTACCCCTCTTTAATCAAGGATGTGCTCGGGGGTGAGGTTGACCTGGCCTTCATATCGCCCTGCCCCGACAGCGACGATCAATTGACAGGGGAAGTGGTGATGACCGAGGAGCTGTTCGCCATTCTTCCTCCTAGTCATCCGCTTGCGGGGGAGAAGGTGATTCGGCTGGAACAGCTCAAGGAAGAACCGTTTGTGCTGTTCAGTCAGGGGTACTCGCTTCGCCCCATCGTATGGCAGGCCTGCCTTAAAGCAGGCTTCACACCGCAGCTTGCGTTCGAGGGCGGGGAGACGGATACGATTCGCGGTCTGGTCGCCGCCGGAATGGGAGTTAGTCTGCTGCCGGAAATGGCGCTGTTCCAGACAAGCACGCTGCAGCCGGCTCAGGTAAAAGTGGTGGAGCCCGCGGTCACGCGGACGATCGGCCTCATTTACCGTTCCGACGGCAAGCTGCCGCTCGTCGCCCGGTCGTTCCGCGCGTTTCTGCTGACCTATTTCAGAATGCGGCAAAATAATACCCCGGTCGGCTCCTAG
- a CDS encoding rhomboid family intramembrane serine protease: MIFIRYENWKSYLKYYPVTSLILVANIIMFLVLTFNGGSTDPETLFRFGGMVDSGSHRGELWRYVASIFLHNGFSHLLFNSFAILVFAPPLERLMGWWRYALLYVIGGVVGNILSLAAWGAGPREVVTISVGASGAIFAVYGAYLYIALFQRPLMDESSRRTLYGLLTMGIIMSFVTPNVNWAAHIGGLIGGFFLYGLIIRVLSRRRQR, translated from the coding sequence TTGATATTCATTCGGTACGAGAACTGGAAGAGCTATCTAAAGTATTACCCCGTGACCAGCCTGATTCTGGTTGCCAATATCATTATGTTCCTGGTGCTGACGTTTAACGGAGGTTCGACTGATCCGGAAACACTGTTCCGCTTCGGAGGGATGGTGGACTCCGGATCTCACAGGGGAGAGCTTTGGCGGTATGTCGCCTCGATCTTTCTGCATAACGGATTTTCCCACCTGTTGTTTAACAGTTTCGCGATTCTGGTGTTCGCGCCGCCGCTGGAGCGGCTGATGGGCTGGTGGCGTTACGCGCTTCTCTATGTGATCGGCGGAGTTGTCGGCAATATTCTCTCTTTGGCGGCATGGGGGGCCGGCCCGCGGGAAGTGGTGACCATCTCAGTCGGCGCTTCAGGGGCGATCTTCGCCGTGTATGGCGCGTATCTGTATATCGCACTGTTCCAGCGTCCGTTGATGGATGAGAGCTCGCGCAGGACGCTGTATGGTTTGCTGACAATGGGGATTATTATGTCGTTCGTAACGCCTAATGTGAACTGGGCTGCCCATATTGGCGGTTTAATCGGGGGCTTTTTCTTGTACGGCCTCATTATTCGGGTGTTATCCCGCAGGCGGCAGCGATGA
- the tpx gene encoding thiol peroxidase produces MTQERTGVATLKGNPITLVGPELKVGDQAPDFILSKNLLEEVTLKDYSGKIKLISVVPSLDTGVCDAQTRRFNSEAAELGDEVTILTVSVDLPFAQERWCGAAGIDRVITLSDYKTNAFGEAYGVLIKEFKLDMRSIFVLDKDDKITYVEYLSEMAEHPNYEAAIAAVKTLL; encoded by the coding sequence TTGACACAAGAAAGAACCGGCGTAGCCACTCTTAAAGGAAATCCGATTACTCTTGTAGGCCCCGAGCTTAAGGTTGGAGATCAGGCCCCCGATTTTATTCTCAGCAAAAATCTGCTCGAGGAAGTTACGCTGAAGGACTACAGCGGAAAAATAAAGCTGATCAGCGTTGTTCCTTCCCTGGATACCGGCGTATGCGACGCCCAGACCCGCCGATTTAACAGCGAGGCTGCCGAACTTGGCGATGAGGTCACCATTCTGACGGTCAGCGTCGACCTTCCGTTCGCCCAGGAGCGCTGGTGCGGCGCCGCAGGCATTGACCGCGTAATTACCCTCTCCGATTACAAAACAAACGCCTTCGGCGAAGCCTACGGCGTGCTGATCAAGGAATTCAAACTGGATATGCGCTCTATTTTTGTTCTGGATAAAGACGACAAGATTACTTATGTGGAATACTTAAGCGAAATGGCGGAGCATCCGAATTACGAAGCCGCAATCGCCGCGGTCAAGACCTTGCTTTAA
- a CDS encoding zinc metallopeptidase, translating into MTMMYLLIIVAFLFSLWAQFRVKGTFNKWSEVANLSGMTGYDAARRMLDANGLSDVPIEPVRGALTDHYDPIHRVVRLSEPVYYERSISAVSVACHEVGHAIQHKVHYPMLVLRHRMFPIVNFASGVAPFMLLAGFLFSSLNLIGLGIIFFSAAVAFQLVTLPVEFNASNRARQVMVEQGFIRNEEERGVAKVLNAAALTYVAAALVSVLELLRLIMVYTSSRD; encoded by the coding sequence ATGACCATGATGTACCTATTAATAATAGTTGCTTTTCTATTCTCGCTGTGGGCGCAGTTCAGGGTTAAAGGAACGTTCAACAAATGGTCGGAGGTCGCGAATCTGAGCGGAATGACCGGTTACGACGCCGCAAGACGCATGCTGGACGCGAACGGTCTCTCCGATGTTCCGATTGAGCCGGTCCGAGGAGCCCTCACCGACCACTATGACCCGATTCACCGGGTGGTCCGCCTGTCCGAACCTGTTTATTACGAGCGTTCCATTTCAGCCGTCTCGGTAGCCTGCCACGAGGTAGGCCACGCCATCCAGCATAAGGTTCACTATCCGATGCTGGTGCTGCGCCACCGGATGTTCCCTATCGTCAATTTCGCATCCGGCGTCGCTCCGTTTATGCTGCTGGCCGGCTTCCTCTTCAGTTCGTTGAACTTGATTGGACTTGGCATCATCTTCTTCTCGGCGGCCGTCGCCTTTCAGCTTGTGACACTGCCGGTGGAATTCAATGCCAGCAACAGGGCCCGCCAAGTTATGGTCGAACAGGGCTTTATCCGGAACGAAGAAGAACGCGGAGTTGCCAAAGTTCTTAACGCCGCAGCGCTGACCTACGTTGCTGCCGCTCTCGTCTCCGTGCTCGAACTGCTCCGTTTGATTATGGTTTACACCAGCAGCCGGGATTGA
- a CDS encoding YitT family protein, protein MIKYSLNLLAVVLGSGLIAAGFNLFLIPHHLLSGGVSGLSMLASYFTPLGVSPLYFLFNVPLLIAGWFQLGRRFIVFSIVSVAAAAWLIEWIPVKPLVSDMLLASVFGGVIVGVGSGISFRVGGSSGGFDILGSIISRHRDFPIGSVLVSLNALVILAAGYLENNWNIALASMASMYVSGRVVDFIHVSHIKVTVFIVTNRTDEMLQRLLGLQRGITKIKTEGAYTHTEKDMLMTVTTRYELAELKRIIKESDPQAFVNILETVGVLGSFRKR, encoded by the coding sequence TTGATAAAATATAGCTTGAACCTTCTGGCCGTTGTGCTCGGCTCCGGGCTGATTGCCGCCGGCTTCAACCTGTTCCTCATTCCCCATCACTTGCTGAGCGGAGGCGTCTCCGGCCTCTCCATGCTGGCAAGCTACTTCACTCCTCTTGGTGTCAGCCCCCTGTACTTTCTGTTCAACGTTCCGCTGCTGATCGCCGGATGGTTTCAGCTGGGCAGGCGTTTTATCGTGTTCAGTATTGTATCGGTTGCCGCAGCGGCATGGCTCATTGAATGGATTCCCGTCAAACCGCTGGTATCGGACATGCTGCTCGCTTCCGTATTCGGCGGAGTAATTGTCGGAGTGGGCAGCGGAATCTCGTTCCGAGTTGGCGGTTCATCCGGCGGGTTCGACATTCTGGGGTCGATCATCAGCCGGCACCGGGATTTTCCGATCGGCAGCGTGCTCGTATCCCTGAACGCACTCGTCATTCTCGCGGCGGGCTATCTGGAGAACAACTGGAACATCGCCCTCGCCTCCATGGCCTCTATGTATGTATCCGGCCGGGTGGTCGATTTCATCCATGTAAGCCATATCAAGGTAACCGTGTTTATTGTGACGAATCGGACGGACGAGATGCTTCAGCGTCTGTTAGGTCTTCAAAGGGGCATTACCAAAATCAAGACCGAAGGCGCTTATACTCACACGGAAAAGGATATGCTAATGACAGTGACGACCCGGTACGAACTGGCCGAGCTGAAACGCATCATTAAAGAAAGCGATCCGCAGGCGTTTGTTAATATTTTGGAAACGGTCGGCGTACTAGGTTCTTTCCGCAAAAGGTGA
- a CDS encoding DUF1499 domain-containing protein, whose protein sequence is MSLKRNLVGLLRSHEGTSDRAKEPALKTRYYNLSKEKGWEEVSSTLKKIPGFKVLHEVKSVGEITLEKKTAFGRTLDITVSVLSTSPTRCAVDIYSASRGSLGDLGANYRVIQRLYESMDKKIGKYKID, encoded by the coding sequence TTGTCTTTAAAAAGAAACCTGGTCGGCTTGTTACGCAGCCATGAAGGGACAAGCGATCGTGCCAAAGAACCTGCTCTAAAAACGCGGTATTACAACCTCTCCAAAGAAAAGGGATGGGAGGAAGTATCGTCCACCCTCAAGAAGATTCCTGGCTTTAAAGTGCTGCACGAGGTGAAATCCGTCGGCGAGATTACCCTGGAGAAAAAAACGGCCTTCGGCCGGACGCTCGATATCACCGTGTCCGTGCTGAGTACGTCGCCTACACGCTGCGCAGTTGATATTTATTCAGCTTCCCGGGGCTCGCTCGGCGATTTGGGAGCCAATTACCGCGTAATTCAACGTCTCTATGAGTCGATGGACAAGAAAATCGGCAAATATAAAATAGATTAA
- a CDS encoding YesL family protein: MEFKGAMGGLYRITEWISRIAFSNVLWTICSIPFLFFIFMKFIMLATGQGGVSEQVTLNWALAITAPFTVFPATSALFTVVRKWVMGNTDISTFKTFFKGYKENYLKSMLGGLIYTVLFFVMYFDVTIYMTRMPDFKIVGILMLVLMIVVMVSMFNFFSVVVHYQMTFKQVMSNSILLTIARPIRVFTTLVAGVLLAYIGLKYPALYLVCIPSLIAMVAFFNFYATYSKLQLQAEQKKQREEEEREAEQSDETEDSGTLSEKIDASKESPDEERPRP, translated from the coding sequence GTGGAGTTTAAAGGTGCTATGGGCGGTCTATACCGCATTACGGAGTGGATTTCACGCATTGCGTTCAGCAATGTGCTGTGGACGATCTGTTCCATTCCGTTCTTATTCTTTATCTTTATGAAATTCATCATGCTGGCGACCGGTCAGGGGGGAGTGAGCGAGCAGGTAACCTTAAACTGGGCGCTTGCGATAACAGCTCCGTTTACTGTTTTTCCGGCAACGTCCGCGCTGTTCACCGTCGTCCGCAAATGGGTGATGGGCAATACGGATATCAGTACATTCAAGACTTTTTTCAAAGGATATAAAGAGAACTATCTGAAAAGCATGCTTGGCGGCCTGATCTATACGGTGCTGTTCTTCGTGATGTATTTTGATGTGACAATTTACATGACGCGCATGCCGGATTTTAAAATTGTCGGTATTTTGATGCTCGTCCTGATGATTGTCGTGATGGTATCGATGTTCAACTTCTTCTCTGTGGTGGTTCACTATCAGATGACCTTCAAGCAGGTTATGAGCAATTCCATTCTGCTGACGATTGCCCGCCCGATTCGGGTGTTTACAACCTTGGTGGCAGGCGTGCTGCTGGCTTATATCGGCCTGAAATATCCGGCGCTGTATCTGGTTTGCATTCCTTCGTTGATTGCAATGGTTGCTTTCTTTAATTTTTATGCGACCTACAGCAAACTGCAGCTTCAGGCAGAGCAGAAGAAACAGAGGGAAGAGGAAGAGCGCGAGGCTGAACAATCCGACGAAACGGAAGATTCCGGCACGCTTTCGGAAAAAATCGACGCATCCAAAGAATCGCCGGATGAAGAGCGCCCACGGCCGTAG